A single uncultured Methanolobus sp. DNA region contains:
- a CDS encoding DEAD/DEAH box helicase, with the protein MESSTFKDLHLSRNLEKAIEELGFEEPTPIQAQSIPFIIEGRDVIGQAQTGTGKTAAFGIPALEMVNPNSKKTQVLVLCPTRELANQVAEEMGKLAKYLNVHILPVYGGQNIDRQIKALRKGVQIVIGTPGRVMDHIERNTLKLNGVDMIVLDEADEMLDMGFREDIETILSSVPDTRQTIFFSATMPKPILRLTKQYQQNPMHVKTIHKVVTAPNMEQSYFEVKHHMKPDVLCRMIDIYDVKSSLVFCNTKKMVDDLVTTLKARGYLADGLHGDMKQTQREKVMASFRKGEIETLVATDVAARGIDVENIEVVFNFDMPQDEESYVHRIGRTGRAGRQGIAFTFVTAREIYKIKSIQKYTKTKIQCKKVPTRSDAEEIKAGMLATRVKETIDEGHLGKYVHWVEKMLDEDCTTMDIAAGLVKIMLAENR; encoded by the coding sequence ATGGAATCATCAACTTTCAAAGACCTTCATTTATCACGTAATCTTGAAAAAGCAATTGAAGAACTGGGTTTTGAGGAGCCAACTCCTATTCAGGCTCAGTCAATACCTTTTATTATTGAAGGTAGGGATGTCATCGGACAGGCCCAGACAGGTACAGGAAAAACTGCAGCATTTGGAATTCCTGCTCTTGAAATGGTAAACCCTAACAGCAAGAAGACACAGGTACTTGTCCTCTGTCCTACAAGGGAACTTGCTAATCAGGTTGCAGAAGAGATGGGCAAACTTGCCAAGTATCTTAATGTACACATACTCCCGGTTTACGGTGGACAGAATATTGACAGACAGATCAAGGCTCTCAGAAAAGGTGTTCAGATAGTTATCGGTACTCCTGGAAGGGTTATGGATCACATTGAGAGAAATACACTGAAGCTTAACGGCGTAGACATGATCGTGCTCGATGAAGCAGATGAAATGCTGGATATGGGTTTCAGGGAAGATATTGAAACAATACTCAGTAGTGTTCCTGATACAAGGCAGACGATCTTTTTCTCTGCTACAATGCCAAAGCCAATTTTGAGGCTGACAAAACAATATCAGCAGAACCCAATGCATGTGAAGACAATACACAAGGTAGTTACTGCGCCAAACATGGAACAGTCTTATTTTGAGGTCAAGCATCACATGAAGCCTGATGTTCTTTGCAGAATGATAGATATCTATGATGTAAAATCTTCTCTTGTATTCTGTAATACTAAAAAGATGGTTGATGATCTTGTTACCACTCTAAAGGCCAGAGGATATCTTGCAGATGGTCTACATGGAGATATGAAACAGACCCAGAGAGAAAAAGTAATGGCTAGCTTCAGGAAAGGTGAGATCGAAACACTTGTTGCAACCGATGTGGCTGCACGTGGTATCGATGTGGAGAATATTGAGGTTGTATTCAATTTTGATATGCCACAGGATGAAGAGTCATATGTTCACAGGATCGGAAGGACTGGCCGTGCAGGAAGGCAGGGAATTGCATTTACTTTTGTCACTGCGAGGGAGATCTATAAGATCAAGAGCATCCAGAAGTACACCAAAACCAAGATACAGTGCAAGAAGGTTCCTACCAGAAGTGATGCCGAAGAAATTAAGGCAGGCATGCTTGCAACCAGGGTAAAAGAGACCATCGATGAGGGTCATCTGGGCAAATATGTCCACTGGGTGGAAAAAATGCTTGATGAGGATTGCACTACCATGGATATTGCAGCTGGTCTTGTTAAGATCATGCTCGCTGAGAATAGATAG
- the eif1A gene encoding translation initiation factor eIF-1A, with product MANYRSNKRKSNASGGNTEGEVVRVRTPRKDNGEVLATVSSLLGANRVRLQCMDGVVRMGRIPGSKKKRMWVREGDIVIATPWEIQDEKADVIWKYTRPQVNWLEKKGFLS from the coding sequence CTGGCTAATTATAGAAGTAATAAAAGGAAAAGTAACGCAAGTGGAGGAAACACTGAGGGCGAGGTCGTCAGAGTAAGAACACCACGTAAAGATAATGGTGAAGTTCTTGCAACAGTTTCAAGTTTACTTGGAGCAAACAGGGTAAGGTTACAGTGTATGGATGGCGTTGTCCGTATGGGAAGGATCCCTGGTTCTAAGAAGAAGAGAATGTGGGTTCGTGAAGGCGATATTGTTATTGCTACTCCCTGGGAAATTCAGGATGAGAAAGCTGATGTGATCTGGAAATACACCAGGCCACAGGTCAACTGGCTTGAGAAAAAAGGTTTCCTTAGCTAA
- a CDS encoding TRAM domain-containing protein yields the protein MFNNREESTAPVDAGETYEVTIEDIAREGDGIARVSGFVIFVPGTSVGDEVNIKITKVLRKFAFAEVAE from the coding sequence ATGTTCAATAACAGAGAAGAATCAACTGCTCCAGTAGATGCCGGAGAGACATACGAAGTAACAATCGAGGATATCGCAAGAGAAGGAGACGGAATTGCAAGAGTAAGCGGTTTTGTAATCTTCGTACCAGGCACATCCGTAGGCGATGAAGTAAACATCAAGATCACAAAAGTACTCAGAAAGTTCGCTTTCGCAGAAGTTGCTGAATAA
- the hgcB gene encoding mercury methylation ferredoxin HgcB, translating to MFNSYKENTLLYYSEKCINCLMCTNVCPHGVFTEGEKHVELTRPELCMECGACAGNCPVQAIEVQSGVGCAWAMINAALKGKDLDSEACCCGEDGCCQ from the coding sequence ATGTTCAATTCTTACAAAGAGAACACACTTCTGTACTATTCTGAAAAGTGCATCAACTGCCTTATGTGCACAAATGTCTGTCCTCATGGGGTTTTCACTGAAGGAGAAAAGCATGTAGAACTCACAAGACCGGAGTTATGTATGGAATGTGGCGCATGTGCTGGTAATTGTCCTGTTCAGGCTATCGAGGTACAAAGTGGTGTTGGCTGTGCATGGGCAATGATAAATGCAGCACTTAAGGGAAAGGATCTGGACAGCGAAGCATGCTGCTGTGGTGAAGATGGGTGCTGCCAGTGA
- the hgcA gene encoding mercury methylation corrinoid protein HgcA, whose product MDKNKDTGSCCPPDSKTDTGQFIRMVGLDKNIPAPEIRDTTSLITFNDRFDHFLARWGVNRMKHIVEPGIYILGNPDADSPVFVSANYTLSFDALRSSLAGIDCYILVIDTKGINVWCAAGKGTFGTDEIVYRIRWSGLAKTVNHRNLILPQLGAPGVSAHEIKRRSGFKVEYGPVRAKDLPEYLMNHTATPEMRKVRFTFKDRLILTPIEFVHVIKPTLIAAIILYLLSGPFAALLAIVTAFAGTVLFPVLLPYLPAHDLSIKGIVFGWLVALPFGIFLAANTNMILWKEMLSLLAMFLIVPAVTGYLALNFTGCTTYTSRTGVKKEIFRYVPYMALKAGTGILCLLVLAISHLQEMI is encoded by the coding sequence ATGGACAAAAACAAAGATACAGGTTCGTGCTGCCCTCCTGACAGCAAAACGGATACAGGCCAGTTCATCCGGATGGTAGGTCTGGACAAAAATATCCCTGCACCGGAGATCCGTGATACAACAAGCTTGATCACCTTTAACGACAGGTTTGACCATTTTCTGGCTCGCTGGGGAGTGAACAGGATGAAGCACATAGTAGAACCTGGCATCTACATACTTGGCAATCCTGATGCAGATTCACCGGTATTCGTGTCTGCCAACTACACACTCAGTTTTGATGCACTGCGCAGTTCACTTGCAGGAATAGACTGCTATATCCTCGTCATTGACACAAAAGGAATAAATGTCTGGTGTGCTGCCGGAAAAGGAACATTCGGCACCGATGAGATAGTATATCGCATCAGGTGGTCAGGACTTGCAAAAACAGTCAACCATCGAAACCTGATATTGCCACAGCTAGGAGCACCTGGTGTCTCTGCACATGAAATCAAACGCAGGTCGGGATTTAAGGTGGAATACGGACCTGTGCGTGCAAAAGACCTGCCGGAATATCTCATGAACCATACTGCGACACCTGAAATGAGAAAGGTAAGATTTACTTTTAAGGACAGGCTGATACTAACACCCATAGAATTCGTCCATGTTATCAAACCAACATTGATCGCTGCGATAATTCTATACCTGCTATCCGGTCCCTTTGCAGCACTTCTGGCAATCGTAACAGCATTTGCAGGAACAGTATTGTTCCCTGTGCTGCTGCCTTATCTGCCTGCACACGACCTCAGCATTAAAGGGATTGTCTTTGGATGGCTTGTAGCATTGCCATTTGGAATATTCCTTGCAGCAAACACTAACATGATCCTCTGGAAAGAAATGCTATCGTTACTAGCCATGTTCCTGATAGTACCGGCAGTGACAGGCTATCTGGCTCTTAACTTCACCGGCTGTACGACTTACACATCAAGAACCGGTGTTAAGAAAGAGATATTCAGGTATGTACCTTACATGGCACTTAAAGCAGGAACAGGGATACTTTGCCTGCTTGTTCTGGCAATCTCACACCTGCAGGAGATGATCTGA
- a CDS encoding ABC transporter ATP-binding protein: MRTTLLNMTIDELMEMMPWIEDYFSSFAINHAEIRNLKLGELGSKLSEDHFTEKGTSYHDFIDGFFMFIEQVKALQQDSGFSINSLTVLPGNNKNREKEAFSVELKKGTVTAIVGPTGSGKSRLLADIESLAQKDTPTGRSILVDGRSPTDEERFSTEGRFIAQLSQNMNFVMDLSVEDFLTLHVESRMVDEIHHIVQKIYDTANILAGEPFSRETPVTQLSGGQSRALMIADTALLSPASVVLIDEIENAGVDKVKSLELLVSNNKIVLISTHDPLLALSADQRIVIKNGGISKLLKTTDDEKKHLTSLEKIDRKITLMRDQLRTGEEIDLSNLLV; the protein is encoded by the coding sequence ATGAGGACTACTCTTCTTAACATGACGATAGATGAGCTCATGGAAATGATGCCCTGGATAGAGGATTATTTCTCTTCATTTGCAATCAACCATGCTGAGATCAGAAACCTGAAGCTGGGTGAATTAGGTTCAAAACTCAGCGAGGATCATTTTACAGAAAAAGGAACCAGTTATCATGACTTTATTGATGGTTTCTTCATGTTTATAGAACAGGTCAAAGCTCTCCAGCAGGATAGTGGATTTTCTATTAACTCACTAACAGTCCTCCCCGGAAATAATAAAAATAGAGAAAAAGAGGCTTTTTCAGTTGAATTGAAAAAGGGAACAGTGACAGCAATTGTCGGCCCAACAGGTTCAGGTAAATCCCGCCTGCTTGCTGATATTGAATCCCTAGCACAGAAAGACACACCTACTGGACGAAGCATATTGGTAGATGGCCGCTCCCCAACAGATGAGGAACGTTTCTCAACTGAAGGACGCTTTATTGCACAACTTTCCCAGAACATGAACTTCGTCATGGATCTTAGTGTAGAGGATTTCCTGACCTTGCATGTAGAGAGCCGCATGGTCGATGAGATCCATCACATAGTCCAGAAGATATATGATACTGCGAACATTCTTGCAGGTGAACCTTTCAGCCGTGAAACTCCTGTTACACAACTCTCAGGAGGACAATCAAGAGCATTAATGATAGCAGACACAGCACTTCTAAGCCCTGCATCAGTTGTCCTGATAGATGAAATAGAAAATGCCGGAGTTGACAAGGTCAAATCCCTTGAACTTCTGGTAAGCAATAACAAGATAGTCCTTATCAGCACTCATGACCCACTTCTTGCCCTGTCGGCAGACCAGCGTATTGTCATTAAGAACGGTGGCATCTCAAAACTCCTGAAGACTACAGATGATGAGAAAAAGCACCTTACCAGTCTTGAGAAAATTGACAGGAAGATCACACTTATGAGAGATCAGTTGAGGACTGGGGAAGAGATTGATTTGAGTAATTTGTTGGTTTAA
- a CDS encoding GTP-binding protein yields the protein MRLVTVAGPPSSGKTSIIVRTIEELRSKGHTVGVVKFDCLSAQDEELYSAYSIPVRTGLSGGLCPDHFFVSNIEEALKWAEDRKFDFLITESAGLCNRCSPHIKEVLAICVIDNLSGVNTPKKIGPMLKMADIVVITKGDIVSQAEREVFAYRVRQVNPRGMIIHINGVTGQGSFYLAKQVEKTNSVDTLQGATLRFTMPGALCSYCLGERKIGDDRQIGVSKLVNFRGDD from the coding sequence TTGAGACTTGTTACAGTGGCAGGTCCTCCATCTTCAGGAAAAACCAGCATAATTGTCAGGACAATTGAAGAACTCAGAAGCAAGGGTCACACAGTTGGTGTTGTGAAATTCGATTGTCTCTCGGCACAGGATGAAGAACTTTATTCAGCTTACAGCATACCTGTCAGGACCGGACTATCCGGAGGACTCTGTCCTGATCACTTTTTTGTGAGCAACATTGAAGAAGCTCTGAAATGGGCCGAGGACAGGAAATTCGATTTCCTGATAACAGAGAGTGCGGGTCTCTGCAACCGTTGTTCACCGCATATTAAGGAAGTTCTGGCGATATGTGTTATTGACAACCTTAGCGGCGTCAATACGCCTAAAAAGATAGGACCGATGCTTAAAATGGCAGACATCGTTGTCATCACTAAAGGAGATATTGTGTCACAGGCTGAGCGTGAGGTCTTTGCATACAGAGTGAGACAGGTCAACCCAAGAGGGATGATAATTCACATCAACGGTGTTACAGGACAGGGTAGTTTCTACCTTGCAAAGCAAGTTGAGAAAACCAACTCTGTTGATACCCTACAGGGAGCAACACTCAGGTTTACCATGCCTGGAGCTTTGTGTTCTTATTGCCTTGGTGAGAGAAAGATAGGCGATGACAGGCAGATCGGTGTTTCAAAACTGGTCAATTTCAGAGGAGATGACTAA
- a CDS encoding ABC transporter substrate-binding protein, with translation MEKINETMSVYQILSEYPFLLKIFRQHGMGKFETKEVLEQLGPLLKLKTALSMVSVNKESFIDLLNQAIADNEARGDFTLADAPQRQKELTLLALLPCGMKMPFNRALNEFSTEYSKQTGNVLHSLVEGNVNHELSYYAYMDSVTSVEELPDIIISSDINSFYHKPFHENFLSHEYFTDLGASPMNSDFEKIGFADPRGQFTMLSGNLLVLVTINELMDGKPAPQSWEEILKEEFRNKVAMRGQNGFFCNGVLLPFYQMYGTEGIKKLASSVYLGLHPSQMVKMVDSKKDDVPPMYIMPHFFAMKIQDKSRVSITIPKEGAIVSPVQMLVKKEATERVKEIADFLCGKKFGEISAKAFFPTTNPEVQNKMDDVGSLYWLGWDFLLNNDIGALKKEIAEVFNKQFMTTGGVV, from the coding sequence ATGGAAAAAATTAATGAAACGATGAGCGTATACCAGATCTTAAGCGAATATCCCTTTTTACTCAAAATATTCAGGCAGCATGGAATGGGAAAATTCGAGACAAAGGAAGTTCTCGAACAACTCGGACCATTACTTAAACTGAAAACCGCTCTTTCAATGGTCTCCGTAAATAAGGAATCTTTCATTGATCTCCTTAACCAGGCAATTGCAGACAATGAAGCCCGGGGAGATTTCACTCTGGCCGATGCTCCCCAGAGACAAAAAGAACTGACACTTCTTGCCCTTTTACCATGCGGTATGAAGATGCCGTTTAACAGAGCTTTGAACGAATTCTCAACCGAATACAGTAAGCAGACCGGAAATGTACTTCATTCCCTGGTAGAAGGAAATGTCAATCATGAGCTTTCATACTACGCATATATGGACTCAGTCACATCGGTAGAGGAATTACCGGACATAATCATCAGTTCTGATATTAACAGTTTCTACCATAAACCATTCCATGAGAATTTCCTTAGTCATGAATATTTCACTGACCTTGGTGCATCACCAATGAACAGTGATTTTGAGAAGATAGGTTTTGCAGACCCTCGTGGACAATTCACCATGCTCTCTGGAAATCTCCTTGTGCTGGTTACAATAAATGAACTCATGGATGGAAAGCCAGCACCGCAGTCATGGGAAGAAATTCTGAAAGAAGAGTTCAGGAACAAAGTTGCCATGCGTGGACAGAACGGATTCTTCTGTAACGGAGTACTGCTCCCATTCTACCAGATGTATGGCACGGAAGGAATCAAAAAACTGGCATCCTCTGTCTATCTGGGACTGCACCCATCCCAGATGGTGAAGATGGTCGACAGCAAGAAGGATGATGTGCCGCCAATGTATATTATGCCACATTTCTTTGCAATGAAAATACAGGACAAATCCAGAGTTTCGATCACCATACCAAAGGAAGGTGCAATCGTAAGCCCAGTACAGATGCTGGTGAAGAAGGAAGCAACTGAAAGGGTTAAGGAAATTGCGGATTTCCTCTGCGGAAAGAAGTTCGGTGAGATCTCTGCCAAAGCCTTCTTCCCAACTACAAATCCAGAAGTTCAGAATAAGATGGATGATGTTGGTTCCCTTTACTGGCTTGGATGGGACTTCCTGTTGAATAATGATATAGGTGCACTCAAAAAGGAAATCGCTGAAGTATTCAACAAGCAGTTCATGACAACCGGAGGCGTTGTTTGA